In a genomic window of Bradyrhizobium ontarionense:
- a CDS encoding antibiotic biosynthesis monooxygenase family protein: MITEIAQIDVKPGTEKDFEAAVAKARAAFGRSKGFHGFELHKSIEKPQRYRLMVKWETLENHTVDFRGSENFTEWRGLVGQYFASAPDVEHTETVLTSAG, translated from the coding sequence ATGATCACGGAAATCGCCCAGATCGACGTCAAGCCGGGCACGGAGAAGGATTTCGAGGCCGCGGTCGCCAAGGCGCGTGCCGCGTTCGGCCGCTCGAAGGGGTTTCACGGCTTCGAGCTGCACAAGTCGATCGAGAAGCCGCAGCGCTACCGGCTGATGGTGAAGTGGGAGACGCTGGAGAACCACACGGTGGATTTCCGCGGCTCGGAGAATTTCACCGAGTGGCGCGGTCTCGTCGGGCAGTATTTCGCAAGCGCCCCGGACGTCGAGCATACCGAGACGGTGCTGACCTCAGCGGGCTGA
- a CDS encoding CoA-binding protein, translating into MNHDSYPDDYIRGILNGVKVIAMVGASPSEVRPSFFAFKYLVQRGYDMIPVNPGHVGKSLMGRPFVASLADICRPIDMVDIFRSSQHIMPVVDEALGLSPLPKVIWMQLGARDDAAAEKAEAAGLKVVMNRCPKIEYGRLSSEISWMGVNSRTISAKRAPIPTQGMRLSLNRTTVGGGATAAADRAAKDRSDPS; encoded by the coding sequence ATGAATCACGACAGCTATCCCGACGACTACATCCGCGGCATCCTCAACGGCGTGAAGGTGATCGCGATGGTCGGCGCCTCGCCCTCGGAAGTGCGGCCGAGCTTCTTCGCCTTCAAATATCTGGTGCAGCGCGGCTACGACATGATCCCGGTCAACCCCGGCCATGTCGGCAAGAGCCTGATGGGCCGGCCCTTCGTGGCCTCGCTCGCCGACATCTGCCGCCCGATCGACATGGTCGACATTTTCCGGAGTTCGCAGCACATCATGCCCGTCGTCGACGAGGCCCTGGGGCTGTCGCCGCTGCCGAAGGTGATCTGGATGCAGCTCGGCGCGCGCGACGATGCTGCGGCTGAAAAGGCCGAGGCCGCCGGGCTGAAGGTGGTCATGAACCGCTGCCCCAAGATCGAATATGGCCGGCTGTCGTCGGAGATCTCCTGGATGGGCGTCAATTCGCGCACCATCAGCGCCAAGCGCGCGCCGATCCCGACCCAGGGCATGCGATTGTCTCTCAACCGCACCACCGTTGGTGGCGGCGCCACGGCGGCCGCCGACCGCGCCGCGAAGGACAGAAGCGACCCGTCCTGA
- a CDS encoding BrnT family toxin, with translation MQFEFDWDPAKAESNLRKQGVAFERAMSIFSDPLALSLLDDDSGAGEERWVAMGRNAAHELLLAVHTYMELTADRVAIRIISVRRPTRREIRSYENG, from the coding sequence GTGCAATTCGAGTTCGATTGGGACCCGGCCAAGGCAGAGAGCAATTTGCGCAAGCAGGGCGTTGCGTTTGAGCGGGCGATGAGCATCTTCAGCGACCCTCTGGCGCTTTCGCTGCTGGACGACGACTCTGGCGCTGGCGAGGAACGATGGGTTGCCATGGGACGTAATGCTGCTCATGAGCTGTTGTTGGCCGTTCATACCTATATGGAGCTGACGGCAGATCGCGTAGCGATCCGTATCATTTCTGTTCGTCGGCCGACCCGGCGCGAAATCCGCTCCTATGAGAATGGATGA
- a CDS encoding O-acetylhomoserine aminocarboxypropyltransferase, producing MTDRAPGFATLAIHAGAQPDPTTGARATPIYQTTSFVFNDADHAASLFGLQAFGNIYTRIGNPTNAVLEERVAALEGGTAALAVASGHAAQVVALQQLLSPGDEFIAARKLYGGSINQFTHAFKSFGWNVVWADTDDVSTFEAAVTPRTKAIFIESLANPSGSVTDIEAIAQVARKAGVPLIVDNTLATPYLIRPIDHGADIVLHSLTKFLGGHGNSIGGIIVDAGTFDWAGSGDKYPMLTAPRPEYHGIKLQETFGNFAFAIACRVLGLRDLGPALSPFNAFLILTGIETLPLRVQKHSDNAKAVADYLSRHPAVAAVSYAGLPEDKYYTLARKYCPKGAGAVFTFSLKGGYDAGVKLVSNLKLFSHLANVGDTRSLVIHPASTTHSQLDDAAKIKAGAGPDIVRISVGIEDKEDLIADLEQALGA from the coding sequence ATGACCGATCGTGCCCCGGGTTTCGCCACCCTCGCCATTCACGCCGGCGCGCAGCCCGACCCGACCACCGGCGCGCGCGCGACGCCGATCTATCAGACGACATCGTTCGTCTTCAACGATGCCGACCACGCCGCCTCGTTGTTCGGGCTGCAGGCGTTCGGCAACATCTACACCCGCATCGGCAATCCGACCAATGCGGTGCTGGAGGAACGCGTCGCAGCCCTCGAGGGCGGCACCGCCGCACTCGCGGTCGCCTCGGGCCATGCCGCGCAGGTGGTGGCGCTGCAGCAGCTGCTGTCGCCCGGCGACGAGTTCATCGCCGCGCGAAAACTCTACGGCGGCTCGATCAACCAGTTCACGCACGCCTTCAAGAGCTTCGGCTGGAACGTGGTGTGGGCCGACACCGATGACGTCTCCACCTTCGAAGCCGCGGTGACGCCGCGCACCAAGGCGATCTTCATCGAATCGCTCGCCAATCCCAGTGGCTCCGTCACCGACATCGAGGCGATCGCGCAGGTGGCGCGTAAGGCCGGTGTGCCCCTGATCGTCGACAACACGCTGGCGACGCCCTATCTGATCCGCCCGATCGATCACGGCGCCGACATCGTGCTGCACTCGCTGACCAAGTTCTTGGGCGGCCACGGCAACTCGATCGGCGGCATCATTGTCGATGCCGGCACCTTCGACTGGGCCGGCAGCGGCGACAAATATCCGATGCTGACGGCGCCGCGCCCGGAATATCACGGCATCAAGCTCCAGGAGACGTTCGGCAACTTCGCCTTCGCGATCGCCTGCCGCGTGCTGGGCTTGCGCGATCTCGGACCTGCGCTGTCGCCGTTCAATGCGTTCCTGATCCTGACGGGCATCGAGACCTTGCCGCTGCGCGTGCAGAAGCACAGCGACAATGCCAAGGCCGTCGCCGACTATCTCAGCCGCCATCCCGCGGTCGCCGCGGTGAGCTATGCCGGCCTGCCGGAGGACAAGTACTACACGCTCGCCCGCAAATACTGCCCGAAGGGCGCCGGCGCCGTGTTCACCTTCTCGCTGAAGGGCGGCTACGACGCCGGCGTCAAGCTGGTGTCGAACCTGAAGCTGTTCTCGCATCTGGCCAATGTCGGCGACACCCGCTCGCTGGTGATCCACCCGGCCTCGACCACGCACAGCCAGCTCGACGATGCCGCGAAGATCAAGGCCGGCGCCGGTCCCGACATCGTCCGCATCTCGGTCGGCATCGAGGACAAGGAAGACCTGATCGCCGACCTCGAGCAGGCGCTGGGCGCGTAA
- a CDS encoding type II toxin-antitoxin system RelE/ParE family toxin → MIVSFRDDWLRHFFVDDVRSKKIPADLEDRLFRRLQMIDDATMDRDLRSPPSNHFEKLRGHLDGFHSIRVNKRWRLVFRWHSGRGEASELYLDDHSYE, encoded by the coding sequence ATGATTGTCAGCTTCCGTGATGATTGGCTGCGTCATTTCTTCGTCGACGACGTCAGATCGAAAAAGATTCCAGCCGACCTTGAGGACCGCCTGTTCCGCAGGCTCCAGATGATCGACGACGCGACGATGGATCGAGACCTAAGATCGCCGCCCAGCAATCATTTCGAGAAGCTGCGTGGCCATCTCGACGGCTTTCATTCGATCCGCGTCAACAAGCGCTGGCGGTTGGTGTTCCGTTGGCACAGTGGCCGCGGGGAAGCGAGTGAACTCTATCTTGACGACCACAGCTACGAGTGA
- a CDS encoding LamG-like jellyroll fold domain-containing protein, giving the protein MSFDDDSSNNKPASGHHPSRGPEPMQGVDRRTLLRNAMGVSALGLGASLLPGQAAHAHWRMHHHHHHVTTSFALAVLPDTQFYSRYATSEEGQAYQRQYGSTPYPAQTQFIVDNAAKYHIPFTIHLGDVVDQSKHPQQWAVADAAMKLLENAGRPYSVLAGNHDVLSALEFESAASQSAGTDAQRGTSEPYLTWFPASRAAKQRTFLERHPSGWHEAHVFQACGVSFMVLSLSWRASDDAIAWAHSMIARHPMLPVILANHQLLNIANDGVSPLEVAYGQYLWDKLIRSNDQIFMTLNGHYHGGALLTKINDFHNPVFEMVVDYQMAYQGGNGLMRLYEFDFTRNKIDVASFSPWVVEKPKDSLKQFDRAWLTEDNHEFTIDIDFQRRFSRFTHFCHLPAFAGTPILPRVKQDLYANYTEAPEPVVVPPANAQDYPLVAETVAHWRIDTNAIGKAVAAGTALSDLTTANPMQRASLAGAAQVADVVFTADKHRLSSAPGSVQFLNTTKQGAGRFSWFTTAANAPINAATFAAGYTVEAFIKIDPNWKAADHAWCNILTRFGNRGWLPGYAGGDPESPPILFAISNLREVQWEIVPASSTAQPQTDWSGEIMLDTWYHLAIVNDPSDNSTVLYIEGAPVVRSVIGGNGIASTAASQPWALGCGWWDRSPSDGFIGSVGEVRVVSKPLSPDKWLTARRASA; this is encoded by the coding sequence ATGTCTTTCGACGACGATTCTTCGAACAACAAGCCGGCTTCAGGCCATCATCCGTCGCGCGGTCCGGAGCCGATGCAGGGCGTGGATCGCCGCACGCTGCTGCGCAACGCGATGGGGGTGTCCGCGCTAGGCCTCGGCGCCAGCCTGCTGCCCGGCCAGGCGGCGCACGCGCACTGGCGCATGCATCATCACCATCACCACGTCACGACCAGCTTCGCGCTCGCCGTCCTGCCGGACACGCAGTTCTATTCGCGTTATGCGACGTCGGAGGAAGGTCAAGCCTATCAGCGCCAATATGGCAGCACGCCCTACCCGGCGCAGACACAGTTCATCGTCGACAACGCCGCGAAATACCACATCCCGTTCACCATCCATCTCGGCGACGTGGTGGACCAGTCCAAGCATCCGCAGCAATGGGCCGTCGCCGATGCCGCGATGAAGCTGCTGGAGAACGCCGGCAGGCCGTATTCGGTGCTGGCCGGCAATCACGACGTGCTGTCGGCGCTGGAGTTCGAAAGCGCGGCGAGCCAGAGCGCGGGCACCGATGCCCAGCGCGGCACGTCCGAGCCTTATCTCACGTGGTTTCCGGCGAGCCGTGCCGCCAAGCAGCGGACCTTCCTGGAGCGTCATCCGAGCGGCTGGCACGAGGCGCATGTGTTCCAGGCCTGCGGCGTCAGCTTCATGGTGCTATCGCTGTCGTGGCGCGCCTCCGACGACGCCATCGCCTGGGCGCACAGCATGATCGCGCGCCACCCGATGCTGCCGGTGATCCTGGCCAATCATCAGCTTCTGAACATCGCCAATGACGGCGTCAGCCCGCTCGAGGTCGCCTACGGCCAGTATCTCTGGGACAAGCTGATCCGCAGCAACGACCAGATCTTCATGACCCTGAACGGCCACTACCACGGTGGCGCGCTGCTGACGAAGATCAACGACTTCCACAACCCGGTCTTCGAGATGGTCGTCGACTACCAGATGGCCTATCAGGGCGGCAACGGCCTGATGCGGCTCTATGAGTTCGACTTCACCCGCAACAAGATCGACGTCGCCTCGTTCTCGCCCTGGGTGGTGGAGAAGCCGAAGGACAGCCTGAAGCAGTTCGACCGCGCCTGGCTGACCGAGGACAACCACGAATTCACCATCGATATCGACTTCCAGCGCCGGTTCTCGCGCTTCACCCACTTCTGCCACCTCCCGGCTTTCGCCGGCACGCCGATCCTGCCGCGGGTGAAGCAGGATCTCTACGCCAACTACACTGAAGCGCCCGAGCCGGTGGTGGTGCCGCCCGCGAACGCGCAGGACTATCCGCTGGTGGCCGAGACCGTCGCACATTGGCGGATCGACACCAACGCGATCGGCAAGGCCGTTGCCGCCGGCACGGCGCTGTCGGATCTCACCACGGCGAACCCGATGCAGCGCGCCTCGCTCGCCGGCGCAGCTCAGGTCGCCGACGTCGTCTTCACCGCCGACAAGCATCGCCTGTCCTCGGCACCGGGCAGCGTGCAGTTCCTCAACACGACCAAGCAGGGCGCCGGCCGTTTCAGCTGGTTCACCACTGCGGCCAACGCGCCGATCAACGCGGCGACCTTCGCGGCGGGTTATACGGTCGAAGCCTTCATCAAGATCGATCCGAACTGGAAGGCGGCCGATCACGCCTGGTGCAACATCCTCACCCGCTTCGGCAACCGCGGCTGGCTGCCCGGCTATGCCGGCGGCGATCCGGAATCGCCGCCGATCCTGTTCGCGATCTCGAACCTGCGCGAGGTGCAGTGGGAGATCGTGCCGGCGAGTTCGACCGCGCAGCCGCAGACCGACTGGTCCGGCGAGATCATGCTCGACACCTGGTATCACCTCGCCATCGTCAATGATCCCAGCGACAATTCGACCGTGCTCTACATCGAAGGCGCGCCGGTGGTGCGCAGCGTGATCGGCGGCAATGGCATCGCATCGACGGCGGCGAGCCAGCCTTGGGCGCTCGGCTGCGGCTGGTGGGATCGTTCGCCGTCGGACGGCTTCATCGGCAGCGTCGGCGAGGTCCGCGTCGTGTCGAAGCCGCTTTCGCCGGACAAATGGCTGACGGCCCGCCGCGCCAGCGCCTGA
- a CDS encoding enoyl-CoA hydratase, whose product MPASALANAADAPILLREMAGPVAVLTLNRPAQRNSLSEALIAELHQALAEIGADASVRAVVIAASGPAFCAGHDLKELTARRSDADRGRAFFAKLMNACSAMMQAIVHLPKPVVASVQGVATAAGCQLVASCDLAVASEAAAFATPGVDIGLFCSTPMVALSRNVPRKQAMEMLLTGEPVPAARARDMGLVNQVVAHGTEHDAAIALAQRVARKSAHTIKLGKEAFYRQAEMSLADAYRYAAEVMTENMMARDAEEGIKAFIEKRAPNWRDE is encoded by the coding sequence ATGCCTGCTTCTGCCCTCGCCAATGCTGCCGACGCGCCGATCCTGCTGCGCGAGATGGCGGGCCCCGTCGCCGTGCTGACGCTCAATCGCCCGGCGCAGCGCAACAGCCTGTCGGAGGCACTGATCGCCGAGCTGCACCAGGCGCTGGCCGAGATCGGCGCCGACGCATCGGTGCGCGCCGTCGTCATCGCCGCCAGTGGGCCGGCCTTCTGTGCCGGCCATGATCTGAAGGAACTCACCGCACGTCGCAGCGATGCCGATCGCGGCCGCGCCTTCTTCGCCAAACTGATGAACGCCTGCAGCGCGATGATGCAGGCCATCGTGCATCTGCCGAAGCCGGTCGTCGCCTCCGTGCAGGGCGTCGCCACCGCGGCCGGCTGCCAGCTGGTCGCGAGCTGCGATCTCGCCGTTGCCTCCGAGGCGGCAGCCTTCGCCACGCCCGGCGTCGACATCGGCCTGTTCTGCTCGACGCCGATGGTGGCGCTGTCGCGCAACGTGCCCCGCAAGCAGGCGATGGAGATGCTGCTGACCGGCGAACCGGTTCCGGCCGCGCGCGCCCGTGACATGGGGCTGGTCAATCAGGTCGTGGCCCATGGAACCGAACATGACGCGGCGATTGCGCTGGCACAACGAGTCGCGCGCAAATCCGCCCATACGATCAAGCTCGGCAAGGAGGCGTTCTACCGCCAAGCCGAGATGAGCCTTGCCGACGCCTATCGTTATGCGGCAGAGGTGATGACCGAGAACATGATGGCCCGCGACGCGGAAGAAGGCATCAAGGCCTTCATCGAGAAGCGCGCACCGAATTGGCGGGATGAGTGA
- a CDS encoding PaaI family thioesterase → MTAKMTIAELEAFLHAEFPQAFRTDGDISIESADGKSCRMRQRFDERMLRPGGTVSGPTLMALADFAMYVVLLSAIGPVGLAVTTNLNINFLRKGAAGADVLAEARLLKLGKRLAVGEVTLLSGESPDPIAHVTATYSIPNT, encoded by the coding sequence ATGACGGCGAAGATGACCATCGCGGAACTCGAAGCGTTCCTGCACGCGGAATTTCCGCAGGCGTTCCGCACCGACGGTGACATCTCGATCGAGAGCGCCGACGGCAAGAGCTGCCGGATGCGCCAGCGCTTCGACGAGCGCATGCTGCGTCCGGGCGGTACGGTGTCCGGGCCGACGCTGATGGCGCTGGCGGATTTCGCGATGTACGTGGTGCTGCTGTCGGCGATCGGCCCGGTCGGGCTCGCCGTGACCACCAATCTCAACATCAACTTCCTGCGCAAGGGTGCTGCCGGTGCCGACGTGCTCGCCGAGGCGCGGCTGCTCAAGCTCGGCAAGCGGCTGGCGGTCGGGGAAGTCACGCTGCTGTCAGGGGAATCGCCCGATCCGATCGCCCATGTGACGGCGACCTATTCCATTCCGAACACGTGA
- the rplM gene encoding 50S ribosomal protein L13, giving the protein MKTFSAKPAEVQKKWVVIDAKGLVVGRLASLVAMRLRGKHLPIFTPHVDCGDNVIIVNAAHAVLTGRKREQKVYHKHTGYVGHVKSHTARQILEGRFPERVLEKAVERMIPRGPLGRVQMGNLRVYGGPDHPHEAQSPEKLDIAKLNRKNTRAA; this is encoded by the coding sequence ATGAAAACCTTTTCGGCAAAGCCCGCCGAGGTCCAGAAGAAGTGGGTCGTGATCGACGCCAAGGGTCTGGTGGTCGGCCGTCTCGCCTCGCTGGTCGCCATGCGCCTGCGCGGCAAGCACCTCCCGATCTTCACGCCCCACGTCGACTGCGGCGACAACGTCATCATCGTCAACGCGGCACATGCCGTGCTGACCGGCCGCAAGCGCGAGCAGAAGGTCTATCACAAGCACACCGGCTATGTCGGTCATGTGAAGAGCCACACCGCGCGCCAGATCCTCGAAGGCCGTTTCCCCGAGCGCGTGCTCGAGAAGGCTGTCGAGCGCATGATCCCGCGCGGGCCGCTCGGCCGGGTGCAGATGGGCAATCTGCGTGTCTATGGCGGCCCCGATCATCCGCACGAGGCGCAGAGCCCCGAGAAGCTCGACATTGCCAAGTTGAACCGCAAGAACACGAGGGCTGCATAA
- a CDS encoding HigA family addiction module antitoxin has translation MLMTKRKPVTVAEILVEEFMAPMGLTQTALAAAMGVQRKHVNELCNGRRNVTAATALILARVFGNGPEFWLNVQRRSDLWEAMHSPRERKRIERAKPLNSAA, from the coding sequence ATGCTGATGACCAAACGCAAGCCAGTGACAGTGGCTGAAATCCTGGTCGAAGAATTCATGGCGCCGATGGGCCTGACGCAAACCGCGTTGGCCGCGGCGATGGGGGTACAGCGCAAGCACGTCAACGAGCTCTGCAACGGCCGCCGCAACGTCACGGCGGCAACTGCGCTGATCCTCGCGCGCGTTTTTGGCAATGGTCCCGAGTTCTGGCTCAACGTGCAGCGGCGCAGCGACCTCTGGGAAGCGATGCATTCGCCCCGCGAGCGTAAGCGGATCGAGCGAGCCAAGCCGCTGAATTCCGCCGCGTGA
- the rpsI gene encoding 30S ribosomal protein S9, whose protein sequence is MAESIQSLDQLSQLKGAVTAPDAPKYEKKVDKFGRAYATGKRKDAVARVWIKPGSGKVTVNTRDIEVYFARPVLRMMIQQPIVAAARNGQYDVICTVAGGGLSGQAGAVRHGISKALTNFEPELRGVLKKGGFLTRDSRVVERKKYGKAKARRSFQFSKR, encoded by the coding sequence ATGGCCGAAAGCATCCAGTCTCTCGACCAGCTGTCGCAGCTCAAGGGCGCCGTCACCGCTCCGGACGCTCCGAAGTATGAGAAGAAGGTCGACAAGTTCGGTCGCGCCTATGCCACCGGCAAGCGCAAGGACGCGGTCGCCCGCGTCTGGATCAAGCCGGGCTCCGGCAAGGTCACCGTCAACACCCGCGACATCGAGGTCTACTTCGCCCGTCCGGTGCTGCGCATGATGATCCAGCAGCCGATCGTCGCCGCTGCCCGCAACGGCCAGTACGACGTGATCTGCACGGTCGCCGGCGGCGGCCTGTCCGGCCAGGCCGGCGCGGTGCGCCACGGCATCTCCAAGGCGCTGACGAATTTCGAGCCGGAGCTGCGCGGCGTCCTCAAGAAGGGCGGCTTCCTGACCCGCGACTCGCGCGTCGTCGAGCGTAAGAAGTACGGCAAGGCCAAGGCCCGCCGCTCCTTCCAGTTCTCGAAGCGCTGA
- a CDS encoding GGDEF domain-containing protein has translation MVLDSMTLDIVATMVAALLGAMLLYFGRQENTPALRWWGAAYILGAVAIALWTLVGELYGELVSLFLSAIGLIATAMVWSAARVFHGKPPSVPGLVLGPIVWIVSGMLFDPAAQALRLTVGAGLVVVYATLTAAELWQERRRTLQKRWLALIVPAMHGFVLMLPILLGNVLRDSNGAFAKAWVTIFSIELVLYAVGTVFVIFMLASERIVSAHKRAATTDPLTGLLNRRGFAEACGQLIEREARAQRPVSAMIFDIDHFKSINDRFGHAEGDEVLKLFASVVVNHLRLTDLSGRIGGEEFAALLPCSLEEAMVAAERVRGAFAASGVVCDDKPVDTTVSIGVAGGPAGTDLDVMLAAADTALYKAKRSGRNRVEASAELPLSLDRFRRQRAAAAVVVPQPEAAISG, from the coding sequence ATGGTGCTCGACAGCATGACGCTCGACATCGTGGCCACGATGGTCGCGGCGCTGCTTGGCGCCATGTTGCTCTACTTCGGCAGGCAGGAAAATACGCCGGCGCTGCGCTGGTGGGGAGCGGCCTACATCCTCGGCGCGGTCGCGATCGCGCTGTGGACCCTGGTCGGCGAGCTCTATGGCGAGCTGGTCTCGCTGTTCCTCAGCGCCATCGGCCTGATCGCGACCGCCATGGTGTGGAGCGCCGCGCGCGTCTTCCACGGCAAGCCGCCCAGCGTGCCGGGCCTCGTGCTCGGTCCGATCGTCTGGATCGTGAGCGGCATGCTGTTCGATCCGGCAGCCCAGGCGCTGCGGCTGACGGTCGGAGCCGGCCTCGTCGTGGTCTATGCGACGCTCACGGCGGCCGAACTCTGGCAGGAGCGGCGCCGGACCCTGCAGAAGCGCTGGCTGGCGCTGATCGTCCCGGCGATGCACGGCTTCGTCCTGATGTTGCCGATCCTGCTCGGCAACGTGTTGCGCGATTCCAACGGGGCATTCGCCAAAGCCTGGGTCACGATCTTCTCGATCGAGCTCGTGCTCTACGCCGTCGGCACCGTGTTCGTGATCTTCATGCTGGCATCCGAGCGCATCGTCAGCGCCCACAAGCGCGCGGCGACAACCGATCCGCTGACCGGGCTGCTCAATCGCCGCGGCTTTGCCGAGGCCTGTGGGCAGCTGATCGAGCGCGAGGCGCGGGCGCAGCGGCCGGTCAGCGCCATGATCTTCGACATCGATCATTTCAAGTCGATCAACGACCGCTTCGGCCATGCGGAGGGTGACGAGGTCCTGAAGCTGTTCGCAAGTGTCGTGGTCAACCATCTGCGCCTGACCGATCTCTCGGGGCGGATCGGCGGCGAGGAGTTCGCAGCACTTTTGCCCTGTTCTCTCGAGGAGGCGATGGTCGCGGCCGAGCGCGTCCGCGGCGCCTTCGCCGCGTCCGGCGTGGTATGCGACGACAAACCCGTCGACACCACCGTCAGCATCGGTGTCGCCGGCGGGCCGGCCGGCACCGATCTCGACGTGATGCTCGCGGCCGCCGACACCGCGCTCTACAAGGCCAAGCGTTCGGGGCGCAACCGCGTCGAGGCATCGGCCGAGCTGCCGCTGTCGCTGGACCGGTTTCGCCGCCAGCGCGCGGCCGCAGCAGTCGTTGTTCCGCAGCCGGAGGCCGCGATCTCCGGCTGA